The following coding sequences are from one Salvia hispanica cultivar TCC Black 2014 chromosome 3, UniMelb_Shisp_WGS_1.0, whole genome shotgun sequence window:
- the LOC125212290 gene encoding cellulose synthase-like protein D2 → MAGRSFRPSDSQPGRGPIPPSVTFTRRTSSGRYVNLSRDSLDSEISGPEFADYTVQIPPTPDNQPMDSLAIRGEPPISQRVEEQYVSSSLFTGGYNSVTRAHLMDKVIESEANHPQMAGAKGSSCAIQGCDGNVISDERGEDILPCECDFKICRDCFIDSVKAGGSICPGCKEPYKNTELPDESAEPGQPLPLPSNSGMSKMERRLSLMKSANRSAIVRSQSGLMRSQTGVDFDHNRWLFETKGTYGYGNAIWPKDGGFSEDKNDETGEPPELLNKPWRPLTRKLKIPAAVLSPYRLLIFIRMVILGLFLQWRISHPNEDARWLWLMSIICEIWFAFSWLLDQLPKLCPVNRATDLNVLKEKFETPSPANPTGKSDLPGIDIFVSTADPEKEPPLVTANTILSILAADYPVEKLSCYVSDDGGALLTFEAMAEAASFANLWVPFCRKHDIEPRNPDSYFGLKKDPFKNKVRSDFVKDRRRLKREYDEFKVRINGLPDSIRRRSDAYNAREEIKAMKLRRQTAADEIFEPLKVSKATWMADGTHWPGTWVVSGPEHSRGDHAGIIQVMLKPPSDDPLNGTVDSSPLDFTEVDIRLPLLVYVSREKRPGYDHNKKAGAMNALVRASAIMSNGPFILNLDCDHYIYNSQAIREGMCFMMDRGGDRICYAQFPQRFEGIDPSDRYANHNTVFFDVNMRALDGLQGPVYVGTGCLFRRTALYGFDPPRSKEHSGCGSCCFGKRKITATIKTAPEEHRALRMGDDDDDEMNPSLFSKRFGNSNFLIDSIPVAEFQGRPLADHPAVKNGRPPGALTIPRELLDASTVAEAISVISCWYEDKTEWGNRVGWIYGSVTEDVVTGYRMHNRGWKSVYCVTKRDAFRGTAPINLTDRLHQVLRWATGSVEIFFSRNNALLASPKMKILQRIAYLNVGIYPFTSLFLIVYCFLPALSLFSGQFIVQSLDVTFLTYLLVITLTLCALAVLEIKWSGINLEEWWRNEQFWLIGGTSAHLAAVLQGLLKVIAGIEISFTLTSKSGGDDNDDEFADLYILKWSSLMIPPITIMMTNLIAIAVGFSRTIYSNIPQWSRLLGGVFFSFWVLAHLYPFAKGLMGRRGRTPTIVFVWSGLIAITISLLWVAISPPEGATGIGGSFQFP, encoded by the exons ATGGCAGGAAGATCCTTCAGGCCATCTGATTCGCAGCCAGGGAGGGGCCCGATTCCTCCCAGTGTAACCTTCACAAGAAGAACATCGTCGGGCAGATATGTGAACTTGTCAAGGGATAGTCTCGATAGTGAGATAAGTGGTCCTGAGTTTGCAGATTACACAGTGCAGATACCACCAACACCTGATAATCAACCAATGGATTCTTTGGCCATTAGGGGGGAACCCCCGATTTCACAGAGGGTCGAGGAGCAATATGTTTCTAGCTCTTTGTTCACCGGAGGATACAACAGTGTTACCCGTGCCCACCTGATGGACAAGGTGATTGAATCTGAAGCAAACCATCCTCAGATGGCTGGGGCAAAAGGTTCGTCCTGTGCTATACAGGGCTGCGATGGAAACGTTATTAGTGACGAGAGGGGTGAAGATATTCTTCCATGTGAATGTGATTTCAAGATCTGCAGGGATTGCTTTATTGATTCTGTCAAGGCTGGTGGAAGCATCTGTCCTGGTTGTAAGGAGCCATATAAGAATACAGAATTGCCCGATGAGTCAGCTGAGCCTGGTCAGCCATTGCCTCTTCCATCAAATTCTGGAATGTCAAAAATGGAAAGGAGGTTGTCGTTGATGAAATCAGCCAACAGGTCAGCAATAGTGCGGAGCCAGTCTGGCTTGATGAGGAGCCAAACAGGGGTGGATTTTGATCACAATAGATGGCTGTTTGAGACTAAGGGTACCTATGGATATGGTAATGCCATATGGCCAAAAGATGGAGGATTCAGTGAagataaaaatgatgaaacaGGTGAGCCTCCAGAACTTTTGAACAAGCCATGGAGACCTCTAACCCGTAAACTGAAGATACCAGCTGCAGTACTCAGTCCTTATCG gcTGTTAATTTTTATCCGTATGGTTATTCTTGGTCTATTTTTGCAATGGAGGATCAGCCATCCTAACGAGGATGCAAGATGGCTGTGGTTGATGTCTATCATCTGTGAGATTTGGTTTGCCTTCTCCTGGTTACTCGATCAACTTCCAAAGCTCTGCCCTGTTAATCGTGCTACTGATCTCAACGTGTTGAAAGAGAAGTTTGAAACACCAAGCCCTGCCAATCCAACTGGAAAATCTGATCTACCGGGAATAGATATATTTGTTTCTACTGCTGATCCAGAAAAAGAACCTCCACTTGTTACGGCAAACACTATTCTGTCTATTCTTGCTGCTGATTACCCAGTCGAGAAGCTCTCCTGTTATGTTTCAGATGATGGAGGTGCCCTCTTGACATTTGAGGCCATGGCAGAAGCTGCAAGTTTTGCTAACTTGTGGGTGCCATTCTGTCGAAAACATGATATTGAACCAAGAAATCCGGACTCTTATTTCGGCCTGAAAAAAGACCCATTTAAGAATAAAGTGCGCTCTGATTTCGTAAAGGATCGCAGAAGGCTTAAGCGTGAGTACGATGAATTCAAGGTTCGGATCAATGGTCTTCCTGATTCGATTCGGCGTCGCTCTGATGCATATAATGCTAGAGAAGAAATCAAGGCCATGAAGCTTCGGAGACAGACTGCTGcggatgaaatatttgaacCTTTAAAGGTCTCTAAAGCAACTTGGATGGCAGATGGGACTCACTGGCCAGGAACTTGGGTGGTTTCTGGTCCGGAACACTCTAGGGGTGACCATGCAGGAATAATACAG GTAATGTTGAAACCCCCAAGTGATGATCCACTAAATGGAACTGTTGATAGTAGCCCACTTGATTTTACAGAAGTTGACATTCGGCTACCCCTGCTTGTCTATGTTTCTCGTGAAAAGCGTCCTGGATATGATCACAATAAGAAAGCCGGGGCCATGAATGCTCTCGTTCGAGCTTCGGCCATCATGTCTAATGGGCCGTTCATTTTGAATCTTGACTGTGATCACTACATCTACAACTCACAGGCAATAAGAGAAGGCATGTGTTTCATGATGGATCGTGGTGGAGACCGTATTTGTTATGCTCAATTTCCTCAAAGGTTTGAAGGAATAGATCCGTCTGATCGCTATGCAAATCATAATACTGTGTTCTTTGACGTTAACATGCGTGCTCTAGATGGGCTGCAGGGTCCAGTTTATGTTGGAACTGGATGCCTCTTCCGTCGAACTGCACTTTATGGCTTTGATCCTCCCCGATCCAAAGAACACTCCGGTTGTGGCAGCTGTTGTTTTGGTAAACGGAAGATTACTGCAACTATCAAAACTGCACCAGAGGAACACAGAGCTCTTAGGATgggagatgatgatgatgatgaaatgAATCCTTCTCTTTTCTCTAAAAGATTTGGTAACTCAAACTTCCTGATCGATTCCATCCCAGTGGCCGAATTCCAAGGGAGACCACTTGCTGATCATCCTGCTGTAAAGAACGGACGACCACCTGGTGCTCTTACCATTCCTAGGGAACTCCTTGATGCATCAACTGTTGCTGAAGCCATTAGCGTGATCTCGTGTTGGTATGAAGACAAAACTGAGTGGGGTAACCGTGTTGGATGGATTTATGGGTCAGTGACTGAAGACGTGGTGACAGGATATAGGATGCACAATCGTGGGTGGAAATCTGTATATTGCGTCACTAAGAGGGATGCTTTCCGTGGCACTGCTCCTATCAATCTCACTGACAGACTTCATCAAGTCCTCCGTTGGGCCACCGGGTCAGTCGAGATCTTCTTTTCACGTAACAATGCCTTACTGGCTAGTCCAAAAATGAAGATTCTACAAAGAATTGCTTACCTGAATGTGGGTATCTATCCTTTCACCTCTTTGTTCCTGATCGTGTACTGCTTCCTTCCGGCACTATCACTCTTCTCCGGTCAATTCATTGTCCAGAGTCTAGACGTGACCTTCCTCACGTACCTCCTCGTCATCACCTTGACTCTTTGCGCATTGGCCGTGCTTGAGATAAAATGGTCGGGCATCAACTTAGAAGAGTGGTGGCGTAATGAGCAATTCTGGCTGATCGGAGGCACGAGTGCTCATCTTGCAGCCGTGCTCCAGGGTCTACTGAAGGTGATTGCGGGGATCGAGATCTCGTTTACTCTGACATCGAAATCTGGAGGCGACGACAATGATGATGAATTTGCAGATCTGTACATCCTGAAATGGAGCTCGCTGATGATCCCACCTATCACCATCATGATGACCAACTTGATCGCCATTGCTGTTGGTTTCAGCCGGACTATATACAGCAACATACCGCAGTGGAGCCGTTTGCTCGGAGGCGTGTTCTTCAGTTTCTGGGTGTTGGCTCATCTCTATCCATTCGCTAAGGGACTGATGGGGAGACGAGGAAGGACCCCCACCATCGTGTTTGTGTGGTCGGGCCTCATTGCCATCACCATCTCCCTTCTCTGGGTCGCCATCTCTCCCCCGGAGGGCGCTACTGGAATCGGAGGTTCGTTCCAGTTTCCATGA
- the LOC125209192 gene encoding protein ABIL2-like: protein MGSISTPHKVSNYDEIFMQRSLQFAESLKDLKVLKNQLYSAAEYFESSYDKDDHQILVMESSKDYVTKAVVSTVDHLGSIADKLNKFLDEKADEFSATSIRFSCIQQKLSAFQGFVDLRGVSQHSLMVEAPKHHKQYIVPESSEIGKSKLMYRDHVLHPRYDMNHTKQDTPSAKAFQAARLKHQPPLSRKGHPMVSLDEPSQNPAHFSFTRAMSKKETGKRSVSPLSFPLKRSGSAAKRSVSPTPLYSNQQMQWQRPTEPRRAMSVSRIGDTKREGQMIESYTKRSKNLFRALLSAHRSTKENHKLQTMYR from the exons ATGGGTTCAATTAGTACCCCTCACAAGGTCTCCAACTATGATGAAATCTTCATGCAGCGTAGTTTGCAGTTTGCAGAGAGCTTGAAG GATCTCAAAGTTTTAAAGAATCAGTTGTATTCAGCAGCAGAGTATTTTGAGTCATCTTATGACAAAGATGATCACCAAATACT tgtgatGGAATCGTCGAAAGATTATGTGACGAAAGCTGTGGTGAGCACGGTCGACCATTTGGGGTCCATAGCTGATAAACTCAACAAATTCTTGGATGAGAAGGCTGATGAATTCTCTGCCACAAGTATTAGATTTTCTTGCATTCAACAG AAACTTAGCGCATTTCAAGGATTTGTCGACTTGAGAGGCGTATCACAACACTCGTTGATGGTTGAAGCTCCCAAGCACCATAAGCAGTATATTGTTCCAG AGTCTTCCGAAATTGGGAAATCGAAGTTGATGTATAGAGATCATGTCTTGCATCCCCGGTATGATATGAATCATACCAAGCAAG ATACTCCATCTGCTAAAGCTTTTCAAGCAGCTCGACTAAAGCATCAGCCACCGTTATCAAG AAAAGGACACCCGATGGTTTCTTTAGACGAACCGTCTCAAAATCCTGCCCACTTTTCTTTTACGCGAGCCATGTCTAAGAAAGAAACTG GGAAGCGTTCAGTTTCACCACTTAGTTTTCCTCTCAAGAGGTCTGGATCTGCTGCTAAGAGATCAGTCTCGCCTACCCCTTTGTACAGTAATCAACAG ATGCAATGGCAGAGACCAACAGAGCCACGAAGAGCTATGTCAGTGAGCAGAATAGGTGACACGAAGAGGGAAGGACAGATGATAGAGTCGTATACCAAAAGAAGTAAGAATCTGTTCAGAGCTTTGCTTAGTGCTCATCGGTCAACAAAGGAGAATCATAAGCTCCAAAcaatgtatagatag
- the LOC125212662 gene encoding cellulose synthase-like protein D2 — MAGRSFRPSDSQPGRGPIPPSVKFTRRTSSGRYVNLSRESLDSEISGAEFAEYTVHIPPTPDNQPMDSLTIRGEPPISQRVEEQYVSSSLFTGGYNSVTRAHLMDKVIESEANHPQMAGAKGSSCAIQGCDGKVMSDERGEDILPCECDFKICRDCFVDSVKAGGGICPGCKDPYKNTELPDESAEPGQPLPLPSNAGMSKMERRLSLMKSTNRSAIVRSQSGLMRSQAGTDFDHNRWLFETKGTYGYGNAIWPKDGGLTEDQNDETGEPPELFNKPWRPLTRKLKISAAVLSPYRLLIFVRMVILGLFLEWRISNPNEDARWLWLMSIICEIWFAFSWLLDQLPKLCPVNRATDLKVLKEKFETPSPANPTGKSDLPGIDIFVSTADPEKEPPLVTANTILSILAADYPVEKLSCYVSDDGGALLTFEAMAEAASFANLWVPFCRKHDIEPRNPESYFGLKKDPFKNKVRPDFVKDRRRVKREYDEFKVRINGLPDSIRRRSDAYNAREEIKALKLRRQTAADEILEPLKVSKATWMADGTHWPGTWVVSGPEHSRGDHAGIIQVMLKPPSDDPLNGTDDSSPLDFTEVDIRLPLLVYVSREKRPGYDHNKKAGAMNALVRASAIMSNGPFILNLDCDHYIYNSQAIREGMCFMMDRGGDRLCYVQFPQRFEGIDPSDRYANHNTVFFDVNMRALDGLQGPVYVGTGCLFRRTALYGFDPPRSKEHSGCCSCCFAKRKKTATIKTAPEEHRALRMGDDDDDEMNPSLFSKRFGNSNFLIDSIPVAEFQGRPLADHPAVKNGRAPGALTIPRELLDASTVAEAISVISCWYEDKTEWGNRVGWIYGSVTEDVVTGYRMHNRGWKSVYCVTKRDAFRGTAPINLTDRLHQVLRWATGSVEIFFSRNNAILASPKMKILQRIAYLNVGIYPFTSLFLIVYCFLPALSLFSGQFIVQSLDVTFLTYLLVITLTLCALAVLEIKWSGINLEEWWRNEQFWLIGGTSAHLAAVLQGLLKVIAGIEISFTLTSKSGSDDNDDEFADLYILKWSSLMIPPITIMMTNLIAIAVGVSRTIYSSIPQWSRLLGGVFFSFWVLAHLYPFAKGLMGRRGRTPTIVFVWSGLIAITISLLWVAISPPEGATGIGGSFQFP; from the exons ATGGCAGGAAGATCCTTCAGGCCCTCTGATTCGCAGCCAGGGAGGGGCCCGATTCCTCCCAGTGTAAAGTTTACAAGAAGAACATCGTCGGGCAGATATGTGAATCTGTCAAGGGAAAGTCTTGATAGTGAGATAAGTGGTGCTGAGTTTGCGGAGTACACTGTGCATATACCGCCAACACCTGATAATCAACCAATGGATTCTTTGACCATTAGGGGGGAACCTCCAATTTCACAAAGGGTCGAGGAGCAATATGTGTCTAGCTCTTTGTTCACCGGAGGATACAACAGCGTTACCCGTGCCCACCTGATGGACAAGGTGATAGAATCTGAAGCAAACCATCCTCAGATGGCTGGGGCAAAAGGTTCGTCCTGTGCTATACAGGGCTGCGATGGAAAAGTTATGAGTGATGAGAGGGGTGAAGATATTCTTCCATGTGAATGTGATTTCAAGATATGCAGGGATTGCTTTGTTGATTCTGTTAAGGCTGGTGGAGGCATCTGTCCCGGTTGTAAAGATCCATATAAGAATACAGAATTGCCCGATGAGTCAGCTGAGCCCGGTCAGCCATTGCCTCTTCCATCTAATGCTGGAATGTCAAAAATGGAAAGGAGATTGTCTTTAATGAAATCCACCAACAGGTCTGCAATAGTGCGGAGCCAGTCTGGATTAATGAGGAGCCAAGCAGGGACGGATTTTGATCATAATAGATGGTTGTTTGAGACTAAGGGTACCTATGGATATGGTAATGCCATATGGCCAAAAGATGGGGGATTAACTGAAGATCAAAATGACGAAACAGGCGAGCCTCCAGAACTTTTCAACAAGCCATGGAGACCTCTAACCCGTAAACTAAAGATATCAGCTGCAGTACTCAGTCCATATAG aCTATTAATTTTCGTCCGTATGGTTATTCTTGGTCTATTTTTGGAATGGAGAATCAGCAATCCTAATGAGGATGCAAGGTGGCTGTGGTTGATGTCTATCATCTGTGAGATTTGGTTTGCCTTCTCCTGGTTACTCGACCAACTTCCGAAGCTCTGCCCTGTTAATCGTGCTACGGATCTTAAGGTGTTAAAAGAGAAGTTTGAAACACCCAGCCCAGCCAATCCAACTGGAAAATCCGATCTTCCGGGAATAGATATATTTGTTTCTACTGCTGATCCAGAAAAAGAACCTCCACTTGTTACGGCAAACACTATTCTGTCTATTCTTGCTGCTGATTACCCAGTCGAGAAGCTCTCCTGTTATGTTTCAGATGATGGAGGTGCCCTCTTGACATTTGAGGCCATGGCAGAAGCTGCAAGTTTTGCTAACTTGTGGGTGCCATTCTGTCGAAAACATGATATTGAACCAAGAAATCCAGAATCTTATTTCGGACTGAAAAAAGACCCATTTAAGAATAAAGTGCGCCCTGATTTTGTAAAGGATCGCAGAAGGGTTAAGCGTGAGTACGATGAATTCAAGGTTCGGATCAATGGTCTTCCTGATTCAATTCGGCGTCGTTCTGATGCATATAATGCTAGAGAAGAAATCAAGGCCTTAAAGCTTCGGAGACAGACTGCTGCGGATGAAATATTAGAACCTTTAAAGGTCTCTAAAGCAACTTGGATGGCAGATGGGACTCACTGGCCGGGAACTTGGGTGGTTTCTGGTCCGGAACACTCTAGAGGTGACCATGCAGGAATAATACAG GTCATGTTGAAACCACCAAGTGATGATCCTCTTAATGGTACTGATGATAGTAGCCCACTTGATTTTACAGAAGTTGACATTCGGCTACCCCTCCTTGTCTATGTTTCTCGAGAAAAGCGTCCAGGATATGATCACAATAAGAAGGCAGGGGCCATGAATGCTCTCGTTCGAGCTTCAGCCATCATGTCTAATGGCCCATTCATTTTGAATCTTGACTGCGATCACTACATCTATAACTCACAGGCAATAAGAGAAGGCATGTGTTTCATGATGGATCGTGGTGGAGACCGTCTATGCTATGTCCAATTTCCTCAAAGGTTTGAGGGAATAGATCCATCTGATCGCTATGCAAATCATAATACCGTGTTCTTTGATGTTAACATGCGTGCTCTAGATGGGCTGCAGGGTCCAGTTTATGTTGGAACTGGATGCCTCTTCCGTAGGACTGCACTTTATGGCTTTGATCCTCCCCGATCAAAAGAACACTCTGGTTGTTGCAGCTGTTGTTTTGCTAAACGGAAGAAGACTGCAACTATCAAAACTGCACCAGAGGAACACAGAGCTCTTAGGATGGGagatgacgatgatgatgaaatGAATCCTTCTCTATTCTCTAAAAGATTTGGTAACTCAAACTTCCTGATTGATTCCATCCCAGTGGCAGAGTTCCAAGGGAGACCACTTGCCGATCATCCTGCTGTAAAGAATGGACGAGCACCTGGTGCTCTTACCATTCCTAGGGAACTCCTTGATGCATCAACGGTTGCTGAAGCCATTAGCGTGATCTCGTGTTGGTATGAAGACAAAACTGAGTGGGGTAACCGTGTTGGATGGATTTATGGGTCAGTGACTGAAGACGTGGTGACAGGATATAGGATGCACAATCGAGGCTGGAAATCTGTGTATTGCGTTACTAAGAGGGATGCTTTCCGTGGCACTGCTCCTATCAATCTCACAGACAGACTTCATCAAGTCCTCCGTTGGGCCACTGGGTCAGTCGAGATCTTCTTTTCCCGTAACAACGCTATTCTTGCTAGTCCAAAAATGAAGATTCTACAAAGAATTGCTTACCTGAATGTGGGTATCTATCCTTTCACCTCTTTGTTCCTGATCGTGTACTGCTTCCTTCCGGCACTATCACTCTTCTCCGGTCAATTCATTGTCCAGAGTCTAGACGTGACCTTCCTCACGTACCTCCTCGTCATCACCTTGACACTTTGCGCATTGGCCGTGCTTGAGATAAAATGGTCGGGCATCAACTTAGAGGAGTGGTGGCGTAATGAGCAATTCTGGCTGATCGGAGGCACGAGCGCTCATCTTGCAGCCGTGCTCCAGGGTCTACTGAAGGTGATTGCTGGGATCGAGATCTCGTTTACTCTGACATCAAAATCCGGAAGCGACGACAATGATGATGAATTCGCGGATCTGTACATCCTGAAATGGAGCTCGCTGATGATCCCACCTATCACCATCATGATGACGAACTTGATTGCCATTGCTGTTGGCGTGAGCCGGACTATATACAGCAGCATACCACAATGGAGCCGTTTGCTCGGAGGCGTGTTCTTCAGTTTCTGGGTGTTGGCTCATCTGTATCCATTTGCCAAGGGACTGATGGGGAGACGAGGAAGGACCCCAACCATCGTGTTTGTGTGGTCGGGTCTCATCGCCATCACCATCTCCCTTCTCTGGGTGGCCATCTCTCCCCCGGAGGGCGCTACAGGAATCGGAGGTTCGTTCCAGTTTCCATGA